GGGGGCCGTCCAGGGTCATGAACTCGACGGCGAACCCGGCGAATCCTGTCGTCCCCCCTGATTTAACAATGCCAAGAAGGGCAAGCTGCTGCTGGAACAGATCGAAATTCTGCCCCCCCTCGCTACTGTTCGACCAGAGCAGCTGGGTATCCAGGTTAATTGAAAAATCGGACTGCTCCGGAGCAAAGAGCTTGACAACCACCCCTCCCCCGTAGGAAAAGCCAAGATTTCCGTCAAAGCTGTAGTCATTTGCCGACATATCCGCGAATCCGAGTTTGAGATAGGGTGTCACCTTGGGAGAAAGACCGATCATCCCCTTGCCCATGAAGGATTTGCTCGTGACCTTGTGACCGTCAATGTCCAACTCGGCGTAGCCCACTGAGCCGGAGATGGATGTTTTTCCCTGGTCCAGGAATCCAGCCGGACCGCCCACATTAATCGCCTGGACGCCGGGGACGCCGACCAGCAGCACCATCGCTGAAAACAACAGGATCAGACCTTTTCTCATCTTTCCCTCCTCGCCGTCATTCCCGCTCCAGGACTTTCCCTATCCCGGCCAGGATCTCCTCCGTCGCGCGGTTGCGGTTCAATGTATAGAAATGCAGGCCCGGGACGCCAAAGTCAAGCAACTCCTTGCACTGTTCTATGGCATAGTCCACCCCTACCCGGAAGACATCCTCCGTGTTATCTATCCTGCCCTTTATCTCCCCGGGCACCGTCGCGCCGCACATCTCGGTAAATCTCTGAACCTGGCCGGCATTGGTGATGGGCATTATCCCCGGGATAACGGGTATTTCGATGTGAGCTGCGGCCACACGGTCCATGAAATCGAAGAAATGGCGGTTGTCAAAAAACAGCTGGGTGATAATAAAATCCGCCCCGGCGTCAACCTTTCTCTTGAGGTTTTCAATGTCCCGCCCAAGGGAAACAGCATCAAGGTGCCCTTCGGGGTAGCCCGCGACCCCGATGGAAAAGTCATCCGTCTCACGGAGGTATTCGACCAACTCGTAGGCAAACCTGAAATCCTTCTGGATCCTGTAATCGGGCAGATCCCGCGAAGGGTCCCCCCGGAGGGCAAGAATGTTGCTTATGCCCTCCATCCTCAACCGGCGGCAGATATCCTGAATGTCCCGGCGCGATGAAGCGATACACGTCAGATGCATCATGACATTCAGGCCGTATTTCTCCCGGATGCCGGTAGTCCAGTAGAGGGATTTTTCCCTGGTGCTGCCCCCGGCGCCGTAGGTAACCGAAACGAAGTCGGGGTTAAACCGCCTCAGTTTCCCCACCGTTTCGTCCAGCACATGCTCGCTTTCAGGGTTCCTGGGCGGAAAGAACTCGAAAGAGAGTGCGGGCCTATTCCTGGACAGAATTTCACTGATCTTCAATTATTAATCCTCGTTAAAGAAACTTGTTCGCGACGGCTCCCTATGGTCGCTACGGGATTGCCGCGTCGCCACACTGTTTGTGTGACTCCTCGCAATGACGGCGCTTATTGCAGCGGGCCTCTCTTTAACCCGAGATTCAAGGGTTTTCTCCGTGGACGATGCCTGTCGCGTCGTAGCCTTGGCGAAGACGGATGCCTTCTATGAGTTGCGGCATCGGCGTGACGAGCGGGTGGTGATATAACGTCTCTTACCGACTTCGGCTGCCGTAGATGAGTGAAAGCGTCTCGCTGCGGGTTCTCTCATCCCTCCTGAAGGAACCACGAACGGCGGACGTGACGGTGCGGGAGTTGGGTTTATTCACCCCACGCATTGACATGCACATATGTTCGGCCTCGATGACGACCATGACGCCCTTGGGCCGGAGGCCGTTCATCACAGCCTCGGCCACCTGGGTGGTCAGGCGTTCCTGGACCTGTGGCTGGTGCGCAAAAGTGTCGAGGACCCTTACGATCTTCGAGAGGCCGACGATCCTTCCTCCCTCCGGTATGTAGGCGACATGAGCAACGCCTATGAAGGGAAGCAGATGGTGCTCACACATGGAGTGCATGGAAATGTCTTTCACGAGGACCATCTCGTCGTGGGTTTCCCCCGCCACCGGGACCAGAAACTGCATGGCATCGACATCGACTCCCGCGAAAACCTCGCTGAAAAGGTCGGCGACCCGCCCGGGCGTGCCCTGGAGGCCGGGCCTTTCCGGGTCCTCTCCGATCCCCTCGAGAATAAGCCTCATCCCTCTTTCAATCTTTTTTCTGTCCATTCCCATGCTCCAGATAGTAAAGGGCCATGGCCCTTTCGCGCATCTCTTCCGGCGGGATTCCCGTTCGGATGGAGATCGCATTAATGTCCTCAAATTCCGGTTTGGCCCGCCATCGGCCGGAGGGCAGGAGCCATCGCTTGATCCTCACCTCGCCATGGGGCGTGTCAACCCGGATCACCTCTCTGTGAAGAATCTTTCTGGCAACGTCCCAGTACCGCAGGCCCGCGCTTCCCGACCGCTCCAGGACGGCATCCAGCATCCTCTCTTTATCCTCGGAAGGGACCAGGACGCGGAGAAGAACTCCTACCCTGCCCTTCTTGGTATATGCCGAGATTACGTGTACCTCCATGGCCCCTGCATCATGGAGTTCACCGGTCAGGGGTGCGAGGTATTCGGGGCTGACGTCGTCCAGGCCGCACTCGATCATGACGCTCCCGGAACCGTGTGATGTGCCCATTGGCCGACCCGAAAAAATTCTCAGCAAGTTGGGGAGGCCGGGATTGTCCCGACCACCGGCGCCTGTGGCTATTGTCTCCAGGGACATTGGCGGCAGGGAGCCGTACTCCGACACCAGTTCACGCAGGAGGGCCGCCCCCGTGGGAGTGGTCAACTCCACCGAGGGGCCCCTGGAAAAGACCGGGACCCCTTCAAGGAGACAGGCCGTTGCGGGGGCGGGAACCGGCATGGTCCCGTGCTCTGTATCGACAAAGCCGGATCCGACATTTACCGGTCCCGACAATATTCTTT
This genomic stretch from bacterium BMS3Abin14 harbors:
- the folE gene encoding GTP cyclohydrolase 1 — protein: MDRKKIERGMRLILEGIGEDPERPGLQGTPGRVADLFSEVFAGVDVDAMQFLVPVAGETHDEMVLVKDISMHSMCEHHLLPFIGVAHVAYIPEGGRIVGLSKIVRVLDTFAHQPQVQERLTTQVAEAVMNGLRPKGVMVVIEAEHMCMSMRGVNKPNSRTVTSAVRGSFRRDERTRSETLSLIYGSRSR
- the metF gene encoding 5,10-methylenetetrahydrofolate reductase; the protein is MKISEILSRNRPALSFEFFPPRNPESEHVLDETVGKLRRFNPDFVSVTYGAGGSTREKSLYWTTGIREKYGLNVMMHLTCIASSRRDIQDICRRLRMEGISNILALRGDPSRDLPDYRIQKDFRFAYELVEYLRETDDFSIGVAGYPEGHLDAVSLGRDIENLKRKVDAGADFIITQLFFDNRHFFDFMDRVAAAHIEIPVIPGIMPITNAGQVQRFTEMCGATVPGEIKGRIDNTEDVFRVGVDYAIEQCKELLDFGVPGLHFYTLNRNRATEEILAGIGKVLERE